A genomic window from Babylonia areolata isolate BAREFJ2019XMU chromosome 9, ASM4173473v1, whole genome shotgun sequence includes:
- the LOC143285921 gene encoding uncharacterized protein LOC143285921: MAMAAFNLTDTLPRLNETMLVSNGSYPEQMATNSAGCVELSPASLNPCDHPDSLVSKATRQLVEDVVYVGLLPVLTGVGAVLNAVNMAVFVAQGLADRVHFCLFSLSLVDFLVLTSLYVRYLNRTLAYVISPSWAYDVWMTSLVRYRLILVHSGFQLVSNFISIVVAVDRCVCVRWPLSAARVLSTRVTGTVLVIFSILVMAGLQFVAFKYDVTCAVIRGQAEPFPYILPSTLYRQHPMLMEILDTLIFSSLVPALSLLITIVATTITVVTLRRAAAWRGRTRGRGAGGDVIDPKEKALTYMLVVISCVYVVCVGPRVVRTVCRFIFPEFRAWGRLCGLMLVTGALMNALLALNSTINFFIYYVMGSRFRDTLRHLMTRFRPKRQNSCLVTVPTKSLGKD, translated from the exons ATGGCGATGGCGGCATTCAACCTTACCGACACTCTCCCGAGACTCAACGAGACGATGCTAGTCTCGAACGGTTCCTACCCTGAACAGATGGCGACCAACAGTGCAGGATGTGTGGAACTGTCACCAGCCAGCTTGAATCCCTGTGACCACCCGGACAGTCTGGTGTCCAAGGCAACACGGCAGCTGGTGGAGGATGTGGTGTATGTGGGGCTGCTGCCCGTGCTGACGGGGGTCGGAGCGGTGCTCAACGCTGTCAACATGGCAGTTTTTGTCGCCCAAGGCTTGGCGGACCGCGTCCACTTCTGTCTGTTCAG CTTATCCCTGGTAGACTTTCTAGTCCTGACGTCACTCTACGTTCGCTACCTGAACCGAACCCTAGCATACGTCATCAGTCCCTCCTGGGCGTATGACGTGTGGATGACGTCACTGGTTCGCTATCGCCTGATCCTCGTCCATTCTGGCTTTCAGCTGGTGTCCAACTTTATCTCCATCGTCGTCGccgtggacaggtgtgtgtgtgtcaggtggccTCTGAGTGCTGCACGTGTGCTCAGTACCCGTGTCACTGGCACTGTCCTCGTCATCTTCAGCATTCTTGTCATGGCGG GTCTTCAGTTCGTAGCGTTCAAATACGACGTGACCTGTGCCGTCATCAGAGGCCAGGCGGAGCCCTTTCCTTACATCCTGCCCTCCACCCTGTACAGACAGCACCCCATGCTCATGGAGATACTAGACACCCTCATCTTCTCCTCACTCgtccccgccctctccctcctcatcaccatcgtcgccaccaccatcaccgtcgtcACACTGAGACGCGCTGCCGCGTGGAGAGGTCGGACCAGGGGTCGTGGTGCTGGCGGTGACGTCATCGACCCGAAGGAAAAGGCTCTGACGTACATGCTCGTCGTCATCTCCTGCGTCTACGTCGTTTGCGTGGGCCCCCGGGTGGTGAGGACCGTCTGTCGTTTCATTTTCCCCGAGTTCCGCGCGTGGGGAAGGCTGTGTGGGCTGATGCTGGTGACTGGGGCGTTGATGAACGCCCTGCTGGCCCTCAACTCCACCATCAACTTCTTCATCTACTACGTCATGGGCTCGCGCTTCAGGGACACCTTGCGTCATCTGATGACTCGCTTCCGGCCCAAGCGGCAGAACTCTTGCCTGGTCACAGTCCCGACTAAAAGTCTGGGAAAGGATTAA